Part of the Anoplolepis gracilipes chromosome 13, ASM4749672v1, whole genome shotgun sequence genome, GGGGGTGGCCgtgaggaggaggagggggagggagagggggaggggggaattTCACGCGGTGCGATGGAAATTATACGTACATAAGAGGAACGGAAGGTGAGGGACTAGTACGTTAAAGAAATTAGAGAGATAATTCCTCGGACGAATACCCAATTTACCCTTTCGTCCGTAGCGAGCGCCCTGGCCTTATTATCTAAAGTGCTCGGCTGGCGAGAGAGGGtagtggaaaaataaaaaaaaaaaaaaaaaaaaaaaagaacgccCTCTCCTAACGGAAAAGGCGGAGGGTCGGGCAGGCGGGGCCGATGGCAAGCTTGGAAGGACAAAAAGTACTAAAGTACATCTCGCCGACCTTCTCCTAGCGAGCGTCGCGCTATCCGGAAACTCCAGGACGTCCCGACGTGCTGGTAAACTTTTTTCGGCtcctataatttatttacggctgagatatatttttctcaggAGCTTCAACACCTTCGCCGTGGTGTGAAAAAAAAGGGGAGAGGGATAAACGAGAACGTCCTTTAAGCAATCTCGCCTTTCCTATTCCATCTGCGATTGCGTTTTTCatccttcttctttttttttttttatcaatatatgtcCGCGTTTGTTGTTATTTGTCTCTTCTTTTTCGGTGGTtgtacttttaattttgaccaaaaaaaaatgtgcaaattAAATCACTCTTTACGcctttttaacattaattaaaaagtatataagaaTAGTCCGTAAAAATGTTGAAGAAAAatcaaagtattaaatatataaaaatataaagctcATGGTTGATAAAAAGACCCGACTTGGTGTGGATTTGGTGTCCAACGAGCGATTGTCGTCTACATTCAAAACATATCTGTCCGGGATCTGTGAAGGACACGTGTAAAGCGCGGCCGTTCGTCATCGTGATCGAAAAGAATCAGCCGATCAGGCCGCGAACTGTCCTGAAATGCATTTTCCTATACATCCGGCGACTTGCTGGCGGCGGTTTTAGTGTCGCGGGCCGCCTGCTGTATATACGAACTAGGCGCTATGAGAGAGGACTCTAGCATAGTCTTTGTCGCTATTTTGGGGAATGGACGCAGGGACGACGCGAATACGTATTCGATCGATGAATCACTCAGTACAGTGTGACGTTGACGCGGCGCGTTGGCGCGAGGGAGAGACACGAGGGGCCGCGAGTTTCATGCCGGAAAAGAGGGGCCGCGGGgggaagggggaagggggaagggggatCACCGGCTCACGTATAGGAAGGGTTGGATGCACCCCgtgtcgcatatatatatatatatatatatatatatatatatatatatatatatatatacatggtaGCGGCTCACCGGTTGCGGGTGCAGCCTATGCAGGTGCGGGTGTATTAAAAAGCGGGGGTGGCTGCGGTCGCGTACCAATCACCCGACGGGGATGAGGAGGGAGAGGGtggatgagagagagagaaggttACGAGGGCTATGGGGATCGGATAGAACGGGCGATCGGGAGTCCGGTCAGGACGCGCAAAGAGAGGGATCATACAGAGATAGTTTGTTggcgagagagggagagggagagagagagagagagagagagagagagagagaaagagaatgagagaacGTTCGAGCCTACGCAGTTTGCCGTGAAATTTTAATCGTGTCGTCATTGGGGTAGTTTGTTGCGATAATTCGACCATAGGTCGGATTttgggtaaaaaaaaaaaaaaaagaggacaCAAGAAGGTGGAAAACCATGAATGTGTCACCCCTGAACGTTtaccgctttttttttttttattatttaaatacgtgTTCTCGGAAACGCCGCCGTATCAAGAGCGACACGCGTTGTATTTTATTAGCGATACGAAAGTAACAGCTGATCACAAAAGTCATTGACAGAAAAGCTTTAATATCTCTTTCAATCTactacgtattttttttttttttttttttttttttgcgttcaTGTTAATGAATGTTAAATGTCGGAAAATACAAGAGATCTTCTCGCGACGAAGATAATCGCGTGACGTAAAGATATTACGTCACGCACATGCACGCTCGCGTAGGTGTATCACGTCGGAAAACCACGTTGAAAAACACACGGAGAAAGATTCATGGGGGCCTCGACGTGTCCGGTATTATTGCTCATTTGATCCGGCGCGCATCggaaaataatgtagaaaattgTTTTGCGGTCTTTTTATCTCGATTTCAGGGACGCTGGGCGGTCAgcgggcgcgcgcgcgcgcgcgcgcggggtCGACGCGGGACGCTTTGTCTGTTTTCCATCAATCACGCGGACCTTTTCACCGCGCGGATATCGAGCCTGCCCGTTTTTGCGTGCGGTGCATCCCGCTCGATTGCAATCGCGGCGAATTATTGAATCTGCTGCATCTCGTCCGGCCGGATTAGGTTGCACGCGGATCGCTCGATACACGATTGCAATTTGTCCACCACTTTATCGTGAAGCGACTGTAAGACTATTTCAAGTGCGCGCGCGCAAAGCGTTTCataaaaggaaatattataaatatgactaTATTGAATTAAgcttatcgattttttttttttaattgtatgaattatttaatatataagatatgttaATTAATCATCGGAGATGAAAGGGTATAcgttttgtatttaaaaattgttatattcgtaaaatataatgcagcttgtaattatgtaatatataaaactagatGATGCTTACACTTACCAGTTTGAATTGCGTGACATGTCCTCGTCGAAATCTGTGATCGTAGAAGAGAATAAATCGATATCGTGGAACGGATGATATTACTTTATTCGTGATGACGTACTTAAACAATAAGTGATTTTGATTAAGGCCAATAGTcacgcatacatacatacaatgtCGTCAAAACAATTCATGGATCCTATGAacgataattatacaataaagttTTTCCCATGTAATATATCAATGTCTCTTTGTCTCAGCGACGACAACAATGttgtttcgtaaaaaaaagagaccGTTCGAGAAAGGATGTGACTTGGCCAGGATTCGGAAGGATCGTGGTATATTTACAACGTCAACTACTCGTAATTTCGCTTGTACCGGGAAACTAAATGTCATCTGCTACACgagtatattttctttactctcttttctatttttttttttaatttaccgaTGATAcaatattctgaaaaaatttaaaaacgatGAGAATTACAGCCTGATTTAAGAAAGATTACTCTTCAGGATCATCGTGCGCGCATACTCGTGTAGTCGATGAAACATTCAGGAAGTTTAAGTATTCTTAATCGGAAGTGACGGAGGGGGATAGTGCTTACCGTGTATTTGAAACATTAACCTAGATAATAATCGGTGATTactgtatatgtacatatactatATGCGAACGTAAACCCTGGTTAGTCCTCGAGTCCATGACAGTTCTTGGACGATACCGCAACGGACATATAAGGATAGATAAGTAAGTCCGACAAAAAGTTCATTCCGAAACGTtcgataattaatttccaaGCAGACGTTTCACCTCGACATCACGTCCTATGAGCCTGTTCCATTTATTCCTCAACAACTTGACGATGATGATATATCGCTTAGCATTGCCAAAGTAATCTACAACATCGTACAGGCTCTGCTTCCGAATTTAATCTCGGATCATCGAGACGAGATTGATCAACATGCGCAATCTCTCGACAgaaatcaagtttttttttttttttttttttctgagaaGAACACACGATAAAATTTACCTACAGACCATATTTATATTCGTCTTGATGGTGGAATTCGTTAAAATTGTCGCGCTCGATGAGCGAGTTTACTCATTTCGATGCTTAATAAGGTCTCCACACCTGTCTAGGCTTGGGACTCCTCTCTCTTCGTGATCTGATGGCTTCTCTCTCGACGTCTATTCCATCCTCCTTCCTTCGCGTCGTCAGATCCTGGCCGACGTTTTCCTTATCCTGACCCTTCTTCGTGCTAAGATCGACCGTGCCCTCTAAACGGATTTTCACGGTAAGATCACCGCGACGTGCGACTTGCTCCTGATCGATCTGAAGATCCGAGTCGTTCAGATTTTCTATGCTCTGCCGTAAGTGAATCGACGCTTCCTGGAAGGTAGCATCCGTAGACGCGGCGTCCTCCAAGTCGCTTCTGATCGGCGAGATTCTCGGAGAGTCTTGCTCCGCTATAGACTCGTCGCTTCTCACGCGGTCTCTATTCAAATCTTGATCGTTCCTATCGTCCACTTCGATGCTATCGTCGGGACTATCTAATCCGGATCGACGTAAACCGCCTTGGTCATCTCCCCGTCGCTCTTCGTCCTTGGTACTGCTCTCAGGACTGTCGCTGCTGCTTCTGAGTTTTCTCAGCTCCTCCGATCGGGCTTGATCCGGCCTCTGCAGTCGTTGCTGGGCCATTCTTAGAGCCAGAGCGTGCCATTCCGGCTCCAGGATATACTGCTGCGTGTGGTACAGAGGGTTATAGAGCCAAGAGGATTGCGGTAATAATGGCGCAAATATCGATCCGAAGATGGATCCCGTGGCACCCAGTAAATGAAGACCTGCGTTACGAACAAGACGTCagttgtttttttgtttttctttttttttcagctcGCTTAAAGAGCATGACTCGTACAGATTGCGTGTATCTCGACTTTTACCTTGAAAGTGCGAGTGATGTCCAGACGGATTGGGCGTCGTGGTAGTGGTCGACTCGGCGGGTGGCGTCGACGCCGTCACGGAGGCCGTCGTCAGCAGACCTGGTCCAGGGTTTCCGGGTGACGTTGTCGGCGTCACTTCTCGCACGGACACGCTGATAGGACCCAAGTCGCCCCTTGCGGACTCTTTCACACATATAATTTACAcacgtttattattaattgtttaatctcTCTCGTTTGAGAAAACACTGAGCGCGTGTCAtgttacttaaataaaataggaaATTTCGTtctgaattttctttttatttctcgctAGAAAAATCTCGTGTCATTACCGGCGTTAGGTCCAGGCAGCCTCGGCGATCTTTGTTCGATGGCATGGTGGAAGGGGTTGAAGGCCGATGCACCAACTGTTGGTTGTGGATGTGTGTGCGGATGGTGGCCGGGAGGAGGTGGAAGACAGTGCGGTGGTAGAGATCCTCGAGGTAACCCGCCCCATCCCTGGCCCGCTCCTTGCTCAAGACCCAGGTGTTGCAATCCTGTGCAATCAAAGAAATGCAGATTACACGTCTCCGAGGATTCTGTTTATTCAGCGTCTCCGCTGTCATCACGCCCGCGGTGATCTCCATATCGCACGGAAATGTTTGCAGTGGAAGATGTTGGCGCGCTTCGtactaaatattttcaaacagaATATAATCTTGTAGAACTGTGCTCTAGAGTACGCAATGCAGACAACAGTAGCTGAAAATGACTGATACGATCGTTTTGTGACAAGACGTAACATATTTGTGGGCACATCACCGGTGGGCGTTGTATAATTTTCGGCAGGTAAACGGTGATCGACTGGCAGTCCGAGTCGTAGAAACGCATCCCTTTGACGTAGAGGCGGTTTTGACGTGGATGGACAGTTAAATTTATCCAACAGAGAATTCAGAGAAACGATcgatcatctttttttttcgataatagCCAATATCGCGTGGCCGCGCAAGCATGTGTTtgaatgcaattaaatttatgacatcAAAAAGTTTGTCTGATCGTGATCGGCTGACGCAAACCAACTGACATAAGTCGCGCCGCTACCTTTGTTGTTTGTTCATTTGTGAAACAACAAAGTTCATTCTCGCCGTTTCTCAAAATGACTAAAATCTACTTCTCCCCTTTCGTAAATTTGCATTTACGAAAGAAGGGGAAAATTTGGCTTCTCTTTCAATTTACGTGATAATAAAACACGTAAGCAATCTAACGCGCGATTGATTTTCGGCATGTCGCGCGATGCAAAAAGAGCACGAGGTGCAAGAAGCAACTCTCGCGTGGTTATCGACGTGTTATCGGTTTTTCGAAAGACCTTGATCAATAACAGATTATGCCGTCATCTGTGCGGAGCAGTTTAAAAATTCCGTGAAAGCTGCCGCGCGAAGCCACCGTGCGCGAATACGAAGGCGATCGGGGAAGGAGGGGTTGGAGGGGTAAAACGGGGGGATGGttgggggagggggagagaggggTTACGGCGGGGTGGCAAGGCAGGGGAAAACGGGGGGGTTTTGTCGAAGCGGGGAGAATTGTCCGGTCACTGGCACGAGGGCGTAACCACCGAGACACGCGGATCGCCCGATTGGTCGCACGTACGCCCCCACCCTTGGCGTTACACCGGATGGTAGGGCGCGAAAAAGCTCGGTAGGGGTCGTAGGGGTGATTTTTAAGCTCTCTTTAAGCCGCGCGCGCTCGCCAGAAAGGACACCGCTATCTCACGTCCTACCACACACACCGGCCTGGCACACTGAACGGGTCTGAGCAGCCCGTGAGGGAagtttcctctctctctctctctctcagggCTACGAAGCCCTCCTACTTTATGAGGGGGATTAAGAAAACGATAAGAGGACGCGGCGAAAGCGCCCGCTGCCACCGAGCTTACGGAAGGCCAACGGACGGCCAGCGGAGGCTTGCGTTGGCAGCCAGCATGAATAAGAACCGCTTCGGTAAGCTCTCTTCAGGCACCGGGATTCTTAGGTGACGGCCACGACGTGCGAACATCCTCTGATAGTAACTGACTATGAGTTTCTTCCTCGCTCGTTACGAAACAACCGAATGTAGGTCTCAAAAATAACTTTCCAACTTAGCATCATTGATGTATACTAGTATAATAGTTTGCTCATAAATGGcaggaaaaaaattagattgtcCTTgtgcgataaaattaataggacaagttttaatagaattctgtcgtggagtttttttttttataattaaaagtaatgtccataaattgaaaaaaaaaatatatttatttaatatataaatattttataagaatattataaccTGTAgcttttgcaatatttcttaCGCAGAGAGAAGATGGAAATTTTCGATACTGCCGCGCATTCTTTccaaagagaaagagcggacgtaacatattttcaatttaataaaccCCGAAAATGCCGTGCCACCCTCTTTCGACGGAACTCGCGTGCCGGGTTGGGTTCGGCTGGCGGGCGATAATTCCGAAAACAAATGAAGACTAATGAGGGGTGGGCCCCGACGAGATCTCGGAAAGAgtgagggagagagagagagatagaaccCGCGGGAGACGAAGCTGAAAGGGTTCAAGGAGCCGCCGTTACCCTTTAAGGGGTGAGAAATGTTAAGCTTAAACGTTACGGCCCTAGAGTTAGTTGCCTTTGCCTGTACCTTCCATGGgggaagagggagagggagggaggggggggactTTAAGGGATGATGTATTATCGAGAGCAGCGTGCTCAAAATGTGCCACGTACTTTGGTCGCGCCCGTTCCCGAGATGCGGTAATGTGACGTCACGTGTAATATGAGCTTTTAAGCGTAGCTTTATATATGTTTCGCCGCCGACGCGCCCGCCGCGGAGTGAATTAAATTTGGTCACGTCGATTACAGAACTCTCGTCGGCGCGCGAGAGACGCGATTTCAAATTTCACGATTGCACTTTTCACCCGCAActgttgttattattgttattattattattattattattattattgttattattattattaccggCAATATTATATGGCAGAGTTTCGCCGAGTGATCTGAAAATAAATCGCGTAAACCAATAATGTGATATACTCGAATTTTCTCAAACGTTTTAACATCAGTTTCGAGGCCATGAAACTTAAAGGGCGTCTTAAAGACACGTTGATTCGAAGCCTGTAAAATGAAGGGAGAGGGgcgaggggggaggggggaagggAAGCCCTTCGCCTTGCCTTAAAATCTCCTTGATCTCGCCACCTCgagatacataataaattaattcgcgTATTTTCCTCTGTCTGTCTTATCTATTCAAATCTATGCAAAACAGGCGTTAAAAACGCCCTTCTTGGCGCTAAGGCGTTAACCCTTGCGGAGCTCGATTTCCCCCACTTTCTAACCTCTTtgcttcctctctctttctctctctctctctctctctctctctctctctcttactctcCGACTTGTTCATTGCTCCTCTTTCCACTCCGCGTGTTCTATCCTCTAGCTACTGCCGGCTGGATGTCTTTGCACACCCACCCTTTGCGCCCGTTCTCATTATCGCGTCGCAGCAACCCCTAAAATGCCACCCTGGAAAGGTCCCTGGCACCGATCTAAGCTCCACGAGGAGATATTTCGAGAAAGGACGAGAGAAAAttgctatctctctctctctctctctctctctctctctctctctctctctctctctctctctctctctctctctctctctctctcactcacaCACACTCGACTTTTCCATCTTTATCTCTCTGCCGTAAGATTTTCTCTTTGAAGTCGAGAAAGAGCGCAAAAATGATGGATCTTTTAAGAAATTGGCGATGCTCAGCGatgcataaatttttacttatcttTACCGTTTATTACATTTCATGATTCTATaaatacttgaaattttaatattggttACGCTGCCATTGTTAGTCATTGATTCtacaagtataatatatacgctcgaaaattgcacaattttattaaagttctaGAAATTAATCgcataattgataattaattttatcggtatcgcgcgtaaatttctattaattaataactaagGCTTGAACCTTTTTATGtatctacattattattaaatagtgcttttattattgtacattacTTTGACAGTACATACGCGCAAAACTTACGAGTGAGAAAATCAGATTGAGAATGAATATCGATTACAAGGACATTGTGAGACGCTATCAGCTTTCTATCTCTTAGGCTCGGTGGATTTTCGTGTCGACGATAGGAAAGGAGACGAGAGAGGAGACCGACGGCTAGAGAGAGCGTCATTAGTTACCGTCGCTTCCAGAGAAAGGTCCCGGTCGCCGGACCTGATTAAAAGACGGAATACCCGGGACGGAACGCCCTTGCAAGACGCGCGTAGGGGGTGAAATGTGACGCGAATTTAAAGGATCCGCAGTGATTCGACACGGGGGGTGGACAGGAACAACCCTTA contains:
- the LOC140672687 gene encoding uncharacterized protein, whose amino-acid sequence is MTNPSRDARPEDRPAGLDYPDPRSVRGGGHQANPVSQIGGPRIRRTRGSSRRRMHLANEVPPQGSTGGNHLSDYALTADLLAERTLDGLLAEHPGELIRTGSPHVVCTVLPSHWRSNKTLPVAFKVVALGEVGDGTLVTVRAGNDENCCAELRNSTALMKNQVAKFNDLRFVGRSGRGKSFTLTIMLQTSPPQVATLSKAIKVTVDGPREPRSKTRHQAFHPFHFGPRPFPFGHPQDPLGFKLSGLQHLGLEQGAGQGWGGLPRGSLPPHCLPPPPGHHPHTHPQPTVGASAFNPFHHAIEQRSPRLPGPNAESARGDLGPISVSVREVTPTTSPGNPGPGLLTTASVTASTPPAESTTTTTPNPSGHHSHFQGLHLLGATGSIFGSIFAPLLPQSSWLYNPLYHTQQYILEPEWHALALRMAQQRLQRPDQARSEELRKLRSSSDSPESSTKDEERRGDDQGGLRRSGLDSPDDSIEVDDRNDQDLNRDRVRSDESIAEQDSPRISPIRSDLEDAASTDATFQEASIHLRQSIENLNDSDLQIDQEQVARRGDLTVKIRLEGTVDLSTKKGQDKENVGQDLTTRRKEDGIDVEREAIRSRRERSPKPRQVWRPY